Proteins encoded within one genomic window of Ranitomeya variabilis isolate aRanVar5 chromosome 4, aRanVar5.hap1, whole genome shotgun sequence:
- the PRDM2 gene encoding PR domain zinc finger protein 2 isoform X4, with translation MCVDATDPQKGNWLRYVNWARSAKEQNLCPLEINRAIYYKTLKPIEPGEELLVWYNGVDNPEIAAAIEEERAASHRSKKSSPKSRRGRRRSLHAKNKLNLNKQEKKSGSDIASAAMKDSPDAPNEEDIKPLGSPVLSLEQTAVIQELVNHNVLPDRISIPTTELPKLTDSETVEDVFIEQEPIDDSQKESSERESINQEEECAEMLDDLRSTSDETPEGSPKKKPIKIPKTKGDVNGDFPEAFMFPCQHCERKFTTKQGLERHMHIHVSTVNHAFKCRYCGKAFGTQINRRRHERRHESGPKRKSLVLSTSAEFGHAHKHIIDSLKATDEYSSSRAQSKMTDSDRETSHSVISEENGESSRELHPCKYCKKVFGTHTNMRRHQRRVHERHLMPKGVRRKGHLLEDPQLKSEQSPPVENIYVANTEIEEDGEADDVYIMDISNNISENLTYFIDGKLPTCNASSTCEVIEVETSTADVLGINCLLTPIKVEVSQNIRTFQTVPDNQNPLSDSSNSGTLDPKKRRTISPPLLSKIKTEVELEPVTPSCSLTIPLSVSVSDNLPFPKEKSVYLSSKLKQLLQMQESNKSQISPSLLAEIPKLSPVVSSLTSNPNRFKRRTSSPPSSPQLSPAPKEYVKQEVKTTWSEGLVPKLPKLESQSSSPVWSLSGPEERDNLSPCEDTKVNKDWSSNVSFGNVCNQQPLDLSSGMKQKCESKSRSQVPWESVLDLSISRKPFSDTEAKEYKGNTIGVKKKKPTTCMLKKVLLNEYDGLEASEESVAQSECLVLPCRTDELRLVSELDVGSSVDISSPMEEDLSALVDGTCTSVCQSPPILTPSEAHSPNPCPTFLTDPSLPPPLLTTNFPSLPDSSCSVPPTPSCTSPLSASTQSPLPVLSRTVSPSPSLTTDDPSECTSPGPPTLSSSSSSSSTSSSSSSSSSSSCSSPPPLSIVSSAVSPSLNSESSAPVFKQEKHDEEAPAEDSLQLSQQNDSVCENFSRSFVCNVCDSPFVSIKDLAKHLVVHAEEWPFKCEFCVQLFKDVSHLSEHRSLLHGVGKIFVCSLCKKEFAFLCNLQQHQQDLHADKEFSHREFENGTLRPQNFTDPNKANLIQSEKIDEDPMTPSPEDDGELNDSSEELYTTIKIMAAGEKSKDPDVRMGLNQHYPSFKPPPFQYHNKNSMGVGATATNFTTHNIPQTFTTAIRCTKCGKGVDNMPELHKHILVCASASDKKRYTPKKNPIPLKQIVQPKNGVGVVVLEAAEKNSFRRMGQPKKLNFTIEIGKMSSGKLKLGAIKRKNQLVQKAILQKNRKARQRSTDSAPHFCPYCNREFTYIKSLNKHASFSCPKKPASPPTKKTSPKHSKKPTSHKKKKSSVVRRTADAEIQMQSTELNLGKTRARSLAPVPVPPPTAPIKSKQNVKSTPPVKSKKQTMPVVRNSSPVRLPKGQMVNEAKKTKKATLQGLHQTFGKTQRKLHMRMPKGKLPDKHLAKKKKKGKFSMKSRERVSGPRTRSSADNSDKREDGRGLF, from the exons gaaggaggaggtcacTCCATGCTAAAAACAAGTTAAACCTAAACAAGCAAGAAAAGAAGAGTGGCTCAGACATAGCTTCTGCCGCTATGAAAGATTCACCCGACG CTCCAAATGAAGAGGATATAAAGCCACTAGGCTCTCCGGTCCTCTCTCTCGAACAGACAGCCGTGATCCAAGAATTGGTGAATCACAATGTCCTTCCAGATCGGATTTCCATCCCTACCACCGAACTACCTAAGTTAACAGACAGCGAGACCGTGGAGGATGTCTTCATCGAGCAAGAGCCAATTGATGACTCACAGAAAGAAAGTTCAGAGAGGGAGTCAATAAATCAGGAAGAAGAATGTGCGGAGATGCTTGATGACCTACGGAGTACATCCGATGAGACTCCTGAAGGGTCGCCGAAAAAGAAACCTATTAAAATCCCCAAAACTAAAGGGGATGTTAATGGGGATTTTCCAGAGGCTTTTATGTTCCCGTGCCAGCATTGTGAGAGGAAGTTCACTACTAAACAAGGGCTAGAACGACATATGCATATTCACGTTTCTACAGTTAATCATGCATTTAAGTGTCGATACTGTGGAAAAGCTTTTGGAACGCAGATTAACCGGAGAAGACATGAAAGGCGTCATGAATCCGGCCCTAAAAGGAAATCTTTAGTGTTGTCCACTTCTGCTGAATTTGGTCATGCTCACAAACACATAATAGATTCTCTCAAAGCAACCGACGAATACAGCAGTTCTCGAGCACAAAGTAAAATGACTGATTCTGACCGAGAAACTTCTCATTCTGTAATTTCGGAGGAAAATGGTGAATCAAGCAGAGAATTGCACCCCTGCAAGTACTGTAAGAAAGTCTTTGGAACCCATACAAACATGCGAAGACACCAGCGCAGAGTTCACGAGCGCCACCTTATGCCAAAAGGTGTAAGACGAAAAGGGCACCTGCTCGAAGATCCGCAACTAAAATCTGAGCAGTCTCCACCAGTTGAGAACATTTATGTAGCAAACACAGAAATTGAGGAAGATGGAGAAGCGGATGATGTCTATATTATGGATATCTCCAACAATATATCTGAGAATCTCACCTACTTTATTGATGGTAAATTGCCAACATGCAATGCAAGTAGCACATGTGAGGTGATAGAGGTAGAGACCAGCACTGCTGATGTACTAGGAATTAATTGCTTGCTTACCCCAATCAAGGTTGAAGTTTCTCAAAATATAAGAACCTTTCAAACTGTTCCTGATAATCAAAATCCACTTAGTGACTCTTCGAACAGTGGAACCTTGGATCCTAAAAAGAGAAGAACAATAAGCCCTCCTTTACTATCCAAAATTAAAACGGAAGTGGAGCTTGAGCCGGTTACACCTTCCTGCTCCCTGACTATTCCTTTAAGTGTTTCTGTAAGCGATAATCTGCCCTTTCCAAAAGAAAAAAGTGTTTATTTATCTTCGAAACTGAAGCAGCTACTTCAGATGCAAGAAAGCAATAAGTCTCAGATAAGCCCATCACTACTTGCCGAAATTCCAAAGTTGAGCCCAGTAGTGTCTTCCTTGACGTCTAATCCGAACAGATTCAAAAGGCGAACCAGCTCTCCTCCCAGTTCGCCACAACTCAGCCCAGCACCTAAAGAATACGTCAAGCAAGAAGTAAAAACTACCTGGAGTGAAGGACTTGTCCCGAAATTACCAAAGTTGGAAAGTCAAAGCAGCTCGCCTGTCTGGAGTTTATCTGGTCCAGAAGAAAGAGATAATTTGAGCCCATGTGAAGACACCAAGGTCAATAAAGACTGGAGTTCTAATGTCTCTTTTGGGAATGTGTGCAACCAGCAGCCATTGGACTTATCCAGTGGAATGAAGCAAAAATGTGAAAGCAAGAGTCGATCGCAGGTTCCTTGGGAATCTGTACTTGATCTCAGCATAAGTAGGAAGCCCTTCAGTGACACTGAAGCAAAGGAATATAAAGGGAATACCATTGGTGTAAAGAAGAAGAAGCCTACAACATGTATGTTAAAAAAGGTTCTGTTAAATGAATATGATGGATTAGAGGCTTCAGAGGAAAGTGTTGCGCAATCAGAATGTCTGGTTCTTCCCTGCAGAACAGATGAGCTCAGACTTGTTTCAGAACTCGATGTCGGCTCAAGTGTAGACATTTCTAGTCCCATGGAAGAAGACCTTTCTGCTTTAGTTGATGGCACATGCACATCAGTCTGCCAGTCCCCACCTATACTAACACCATCTGAAGCTCATTCGCCTAACCCCTGCCCTACATTTTTAACAGACCCTTCATTGCCACCTCCTCTTCTTACAACCAATTTTCCTTCACTCCCAGATTCATCCTGCAGTGTACCTCCCACTCCATCTTGCACTTCACCTCTTTCTGCTAGCACACAGTCCCCACTTCCAGTTCtttctcgcacagtatctccttctCCTTCTCTCACAACGGATGATCCATCCGAGTGCACATCCCCTGGTCCACCTACCCTTtcctcttcatcatcttcttcttccACTTCATCATCCTCAtcgtcgtcatcttcatcatcttgTTCGTCTCCTCCACCTTTGTCCATAGTGTCTTCGGCCGTATCTCCATCTTTAAATTCTGAATCCTCTGCACCTGTATTTAAGCAAGAAAAGCATGATGAAGAAGCACCAGCCGAAGACTCTTTGCAGTTGAGTCAACAAAATGACTCTGTTTGTGAAAATTTTAGTAGGTCCTTCGTGTGCAATGTTTGCGACTCTCCGTTTGTGTCAATTAAAGACCTTGCCAAGCATCTGGTTGTGCATGCCGAGGAATGGCCTTTCAAATGTGAATTCTGTGTGCAACTTTTTAAGGATGTATCACATCTCTCAGAACACCGTTCTTTGCTTCATGGGGTGGGAAAGATTTTTGTATGTTCCCTGTGCAAAAAGGAGTTTGCTTTTCTTTGTAACTTGCAACAACATCAGCAGGACCTGCATGCAGATAAGGAGTTCAGTCATAGGGAGTTTGAAAACGGGACACTTAGGCCGCAGAATTTCACAGACCCCAATAAGGCAAATTTAATCCAAAGCGAAAAAATAGATGAGGACCCCATGACCCCAtcaccagaggatgatggagaactAAATGATTCTTCTGAAGAACTTTATACAACAATTAAAATTATGGCGGCTGGAGAAAAATCTAAAGACCCAGATGTACGTATGGGACTTAATCAGCACTACCCAAGCTTTAAGCCACCCCCCTTTCAATACCACAACAAAAATTCCATGGGTGTTGGGGCTACGGCAACCAACTTTACCACCCACAATATTCCTCAAACCTTCACTACTGCTATACGTTGCACTAAATGCGGAAAGGGTGTTGACAATATGCCCGAATTACACAAGCATATCTTAGTATGTGCTTCTGCCAGTGACAAAAAAAGATACACTCCGAAAAAAAATCCCATACCCTTGAAACAGATTGTGCAGCCTAAAAATGGGGTAGGGGTGGTCGTTTTGGAAGCTGCAGAGAAGAACTCATTTAGGCGGATGGGTCAACCTAAAAAACTCAATTTTACTATTGAAATCGGCAAAATGTCTTCAGGTAAGCTGAAATTGGGTGCAATAAAACGGAAAAACCAGCTAGTTCAGAAGGCAATTTTACAAAAGAACAGAAAGGCGAGACAAAGATCTACTGACTCTGCACCGCATTTTTGTCCCTATTGCAATCGAGAGTTTACTTATATTAAAAGCTTAAACAAACATGCTTCGTTCAGTTGTCCTaaaaagccagcttctccacctaCCAAAAAGACAAGTCCTAAACACTCAAAGAAGCCAACTTCTCACAAGAAGAAAAAATCCAGCGTCGTTCGACGAACAGCAGATGCCGAGATACAAATGCAAAGCACAGAGTTAAATTTGGGTAAAACTAGAGCAAGGAGCTTGGCACCTGTCCCCGTTCCTCCACCAACGGCACCCATCAAATCTAAGCAGAATGTGAAATCTACTCCGCCAGTGAAATCCAAAAAGCAGACCATGCCTGTTGTAAGGAACTCAAGCCCTGTAAGACTACCCAAGGGTCAAATGGTTAATGAGGCAAAGAAAACCAAGAAAGCCACACTCCAAGGCCTACATCAGACTTTTGGAAAAACACAAAGAAAACTCCATATGCGAATGCCTAAGGGCAAGTTACCAGACAAGCATCTAGCCAAGAAGAAAAAAAAGGGCAAGTTCAGCATGAAGTCCAGAGAGAGGGTTAGTGGACCCCGAACAAGAAGCTCTGCAGACAATTCCGATAAAAGAGAAGATGGAAG gGGTTTGTTTTAa
- the PRDM2 gene encoding PR domain zinc finger protein 2 isoform X3, with protein MMKKPGINCSLDFLFMVDLSEDGDRDISSDWAPASHVKTPHDSECRHPWNGAGTGGEYRCHYFSRVQHFDQEFGCPSSLQPLQYLAAMGDFWLLAILKYGRRRSLHAKNKLNLNKQEKKSGSDIASAAMKDSPDAPNEEDIKPLGSPVLSLEQTAVIQELVNHNVLPDRISIPTTELPKLTDSETVEDVFIEQEPIDDSQKESSERESINQEEECAEMLDDLRSTSDETPEGSPKKKPIKIPKTKGDVNGDFPEAFMFPCQHCERKFTTKQGLERHMHIHVSTVNHAFKCRYCGKAFGTQINRRRHERRHESGPKRKSLVLSTSAEFGHAHKHIIDSLKATDEYSSSRAQSKMTDSDRETSHSVISEENGESSRELHPCKYCKKVFGTHTNMRRHQRRVHERHLMPKGVRRKGHLLEDPQLKSEQSPPVENIYVANTEIEEDGEADDVYIMDISNNISENLTYFIDGKLPTCNASSTCEVIEVETSTADVLGINCLLTPIKVEVSQNIRTFQTVPDNQNPLSDSSNSGTLDPKKRRTISPPLLSKIKTEVELEPVTPSCSLTIPLSVSVSDNLPFPKEKSVYLSSKLKQLLQMQESNKSQISPSLLAEIPKLSPVVSSLTSNPNRFKRRTSSPPSSPQLSPAPKEYVKQEVKTTWSEGLVPKLPKLESQSSSPVWSLSGPEERDNLSPCEDTKVNKDWSSNVSFGNVCNQQPLDLSSGMKQKCESKSRSQVPWESVLDLSISRKPFSDTEAKEYKGNTIGVKKKKPTTCMLKKVLLNEYDGLEASEESVAQSECLVLPCRTDELRLVSELDVGSSVDISSPMEEDLSALVDGTCTSVCQSPPILTPSEAHSPNPCPTFLTDPSLPPPLLTTNFPSLPDSSCSVPPTPSCTSPLSASTQSPLPVLSRTVSPSPSLTTDDPSECTSPGPPTLSSSSSSSSTSSSSSSSSSSSCSSPPPLSIVSSAVSPSLNSESSAPVFKQEKHDEEAPAEDSLQLSQQNDSVCENFSRSFVCNVCDSPFVSIKDLAKHLVVHAEEWPFKCEFCVQLFKDVSHLSEHRSLLHGVGKIFVCSLCKKEFAFLCNLQQHQQDLHADKEFSHREFENGTLRPQNFTDPNKANLIQSEKIDEDPMTPSPEDDGELNDSSEELYTTIKIMAAGEKSKDPDVRMGLNQHYPSFKPPPFQYHNKNSMGVGATATNFTTHNIPQTFTTAIRCTKCGKGVDNMPELHKHILVCASASDKKRYTPKKNPIPLKQIVQPKNGVGVVVLEAAEKNSFRRMGQPKKLNFTIEIGKMSSGKLKLGAIKRKNQLVQKAILQKNRKARQRSTDSAPHFCPYCNREFTYIKSLNKHASFSCPKKPASPPTKKTSPKHSKKPTSHKKKKSSVVRRTADAEIQMQSTELNLGKTRARSLAPVPVPPPTAPIKSKQNVKSTPPVKSKKQTMPVVRNSSPVRLPKGQMVNEAKKTKKATLQGLHQTFGKTQRKLHMRMPKGKLPDKHLAKKKKKGKFSMKSRERVSGPRTRSSADNSDKREDGRGLF; from the exons gaaggaggaggtcacTCCATGCTAAAAACAAGTTAAACCTAAACAAGCAAGAAAAGAAGAGTGGCTCAGACATAGCTTCTGCCGCTATGAAAGATTCACCCGACG CTCCAAATGAAGAGGATATAAAGCCACTAGGCTCTCCGGTCCTCTCTCTCGAACAGACAGCCGTGATCCAAGAATTGGTGAATCACAATGTCCTTCCAGATCGGATTTCCATCCCTACCACCGAACTACCTAAGTTAACAGACAGCGAGACCGTGGAGGATGTCTTCATCGAGCAAGAGCCAATTGATGACTCACAGAAAGAAAGTTCAGAGAGGGAGTCAATAAATCAGGAAGAAGAATGTGCGGAGATGCTTGATGACCTACGGAGTACATCCGATGAGACTCCTGAAGGGTCGCCGAAAAAGAAACCTATTAAAATCCCCAAAACTAAAGGGGATGTTAATGGGGATTTTCCAGAGGCTTTTATGTTCCCGTGCCAGCATTGTGAGAGGAAGTTCACTACTAAACAAGGGCTAGAACGACATATGCATATTCACGTTTCTACAGTTAATCATGCATTTAAGTGTCGATACTGTGGAAAAGCTTTTGGAACGCAGATTAACCGGAGAAGACATGAAAGGCGTCATGAATCCGGCCCTAAAAGGAAATCTTTAGTGTTGTCCACTTCTGCTGAATTTGGTCATGCTCACAAACACATAATAGATTCTCTCAAAGCAACCGACGAATACAGCAGTTCTCGAGCACAAAGTAAAATGACTGATTCTGACCGAGAAACTTCTCATTCTGTAATTTCGGAGGAAAATGGTGAATCAAGCAGAGAATTGCACCCCTGCAAGTACTGTAAGAAAGTCTTTGGAACCCATACAAACATGCGAAGACACCAGCGCAGAGTTCACGAGCGCCACCTTATGCCAAAAGGTGTAAGACGAAAAGGGCACCTGCTCGAAGATCCGCAACTAAAATCTGAGCAGTCTCCACCAGTTGAGAACATTTATGTAGCAAACACAGAAATTGAGGAAGATGGAGAAGCGGATGATGTCTATATTATGGATATCTCCAACAATATATCTGAGAATCTCACCTACTTTATTGATGGTAAATTGCCAACATGCAATGCAAGTAGCACATGTGAGGTGATAGAGGTAGAGACCAGCACTGCTGATGTACTAGGAATTAATTGCTTGCTTACCCCAATCAAGGTTGAAGTTTCTCAAAATATAAGAACCTTTCAAACTGTTCCTGATAATCAAAATCCACTTAGTGACTCTTCGAACAGTGGAACCTTGGATCCTAAAAAGAGAAGAACAATAAGCCCTCCTTTACTATCCAAAATTAAAACGGAAGTGGAGCTTGAGCCGGTTACACCTTCCTGCTCCCTGACTATTCCTTTAAGTGTTTCTGTAAGCGATAATCTGCCCTTTCCAAAAGAAAAAAGTGTTTATTTATCTTCGAAACTGAAGCAGCTACTTCAGATGCAAGAAAGCAATAAGTCTCAGATAAGCCCATCACTACTTGCCGAAATTCCAAAGTTGAGCCCAGTAGTGTCTTCCTTGACGTCTAATCCGAACAGATTCAAAAGGCGAACCAGCTCTCCTCCCAGTTCGCCACAACTCAGCCCAGCACCTAAAGAATACGTCAAGCAAGAAGTAAAAACTACCTGGAGTGAAGGACTTGTCCCGAAATTACCAAAGTTGGAAAGTCAAAGCAGCTCGCCTGTCTGGAGTTTATCTGGTCCAGAAGAAAGAGATAATTTGAGCCCATGTGAAGACACCAAGGTCAATAAAGACTGGAGTTCTAATGTCTCTTTTGGGAATGTGTGCAACCAGCAGCCATTGGACTTATCCAGTGGAATGAAGCAAAAATGTGAAAGCAAGAGTCGATCGCAGGTTCCTTGGGAATCTGTACTTGATCTCAGCATAAGTAGGAAGCCCTTCAGTGACACTGAAGCAAAGGAATATAAAGGGAATACCATTGGTGTAAAGAAGAAGAAGCCTACAACATGTATGTTAAAAAAGGTTCTGTTAAATGAATATGATGGATTAGAGGCTTCAGAGGAAAGTGTTGCGCAATCAGAATGTCTGGTTCTTCCCTGCAGAACAGATGAGCTCAGACTTGTTTCAGAACTCGATGTCGGCTCAAGTGTAGACATTTCTAGTCCCATGGAAGAAGACCTTTCTGCTTTAGTTGATGGCACATGCACATCAGTCTGCCAGTCCCCACCTATACTAACACCATCTGAAGCTCATTCGCCTAACCCCTGCCCTACATTTTTAACAGACCCTTCATTGCCACCTCCTCTTCTTACAACCAATTTTCCTTCACTCCCAGATTCATCCTGCAGTGTACCTCCCACTCCATCTTGCACTTCACCTCTTTCTGCTAGCACACAGTCCCCACTTCCAGTTCtttctcgcacagtatctccttctCCTTCTCTCACAACGGATGATCCATCCGAGTGCACATCCCCTGGTCCACCTACCCTTtcctcttcatcatcttcttcttccACTTCATCATCCTCAtcgtcgtcatcttcatcatcttgTTCGTCTCCTCCACCTTTGTCCATAGTGTCTTCGGCCGTATCTCCATCTTTAAATTCTGAATCCTCTGCACCTGTATTTAAGCAAGAAAAGCATGATGAAGAAGCACCAGCCGAAGACTCTTTGCAGTTGAGTCAACAAAATGACTCTGTTTGTGAAAATTTTAGTAGGTCCTTCGTGTGCAATGTTTGCGACTCTCCGTTTGTGTCAATTAAAGACCTTGCCAAGCATCTGGTTGTGCATGCCGAGGAATGGCCTTTCAAATGTGAATTCTGTGTGCAACTTTTTAAGGATGTATCACATCTCTCAGAACACCGTTCTTTGCTTCATGGGGTGGGAAAGATTTTTGTATGTTCCCTGTGCAAAAAGGAGTTTGCTTTTCTTTGTAACTTGCAACAACATCAGCAGGACCTGCATGCAGATAAGGAGTTCAGTCATAGGGAGTTTGAAAACGGGACACTTAGGCCGCAGAATTTCACAGACCCCAATAAGGCAAATTTAATCCAAAGCGAAAAAATAGATGAGGACCCCATGACCCCAtcaccagaggatgatggagaactAAATGATTCTTCTGAAGAACTTTATACAACAATTAAAATTATGGCGGCTGGAGAAAAATCTAAAGACCCAGATGTACGTATGGGACTTAATCAGCACTACCCAAGCTTTAAGCCACCCCCCTTTCAATACCACAACAAAAATTCCATGGGTGTTGGGGCTACGGCAACCAACTTTACCACCCACAATATTCCTCAAACCTTCACTACTGCTATACGTTGCACTAAATGCGGAAAGGGTGTTGACAATATGCCCGAATTACACAAGCATATCTTAGTATGTGCTTCTGCCAGTGACAAAAAAAGATACACTCCGAAAAAAAATCCCATACCCTTGAAACAGATTGTGCAGCCTAAAAATGGGGTAGGGGTGGTCGTTTTGGAAGCTGCAGAGAAGAACTCATTTAGGCGGATGGGTCAACCTAAAAAACTCAATTTTACTATTGAAATCGGCAAAATGTCTTCAGGTAAGCTGAAATTGGGTGCAATAAAACGGAAAAACCAGCTAGTTCAGAAGGCAATTTTACAAAAGAACAGAAAGGCGAGACAAAGATCTACTGACTCTGCACCGCATTTTTGTCCCTATTGCAATCGAGAGTTTACTTATATTAAAAGCTTAAACAAACATGCTTCGTTCAGTTGTCCTaaaaagccagcttctccacctaCCAAAAAGACAAGTCCTAAACACTCAAAGAAGCCAACTTCTCACAAGAAGAAAAAATCCAGCGTCGTTCGACGAACAGCAGATGCCGAGATACAAATGCAAAGCACAGAGTTAAATTTGGGTAAAACTAGAGCAAGGAGCTTGGCACCTGTCCCCGTTCCTCCACCAACGGCACCCATCAAATCTAAGCAGAATGTGAAATCTACTCCGCCAGTGAAATCCAAAAAGCAGACCATGCCTGTTGTAAGGAACTCAAGCCCTGTAAGACTACCCAAGGGTCAAATGGTTAATGAGGCAAAGAAAACCAAGAAAGCCACACTCCAAGGCCTACATCAGACTTTTGGAAAAACACAAAGAAAACTCCATATGCGAATGCCTAAGGGCAAGTTACCAGACAAGCATCTAGCCAAGAAGAAAAAAAAGGGCAAGTTCAGCATGAAGTCCAGAGAGAGGGTTAGTGGACCCCGAACAAGAAGCTCTGCAGACAATTCCGATAAAAGAGAAGATGGAAG gGGTTTGTTTTAa